Proteins encoded together in one Balaenoptera musculus isolate JJ_BM4_2016_0621 chromosome 6, mBalMus1.pri.v3, whole genome shotgun sequence window:
- the SPACA9 gene encoding sperm acrosome-associated protein 9 isoform X1, with product MMNEVKESLRSVEQKYWLFQQQQFTFIAALEHCRENAHDKIRPVSSIGQVQSYTEHHCGNSTDRRVLLMFLDICTELGKLCQHFEALHSGTPVTNDLLEKCKTLVSQSNDLSSLRAKYPHDMVNHLSCHEAGNHYGGVVSLIPTVLDLMKEWVAHSEKLPREARQRVSEPQAATRAAARAPQATGTQPRVRKDKCGQPTQDSLKPRGKNKECSKPPWRPPGGKLTQPVTC from the exons ATGATGAATGAGGTGAAAGAATCCCTTCGAAGTGTGGAGCAGAAGTACTGGCTCTTCCAGCAGCAGCAGTTCACCTTCATCGCTGCCCTGGAGCACTGCAGGGAGAATGCCCACGACAAGATCCGGCCCGTCTCCAGCATCGGGCAG GTGCAGAGCTACACGGAGCACCACTGCGGCAACTCCACAGACCGGCGTGTCCTGCTCATGTTCCTGGACATCTGCACAGAGCTCGGCAAGCTGTGCCAGCACTTCGAGGCCCTGCACTCGGGCACCCCCGTCACCAACGACCTCCTCGAGAAGTGCAAGACCCTCGTTAGCCAAAGCAACGACTTAAGCAGCCTGCGAGCAAA GTACCCTCACGACATGGTGAACCACCTCAGCTGCCACGAGGCCGGGAACCACTATGGAGGCGTGGTCAGCCTCATCCCCACTGTCCTAGACTTGATGAAAGAATGGGTCGCCCACTCGGAGAAGCTGCCCCGCGAAGCGCGGCAGCGCGTGAGTGAGCCCCAGGCAGCCACCAGGGCAGCCGCTCGTGCTCCCCAGGCCACAGGCACCCAGCCTCGGGTAAGAAAAGACAAGTGTGGGCAACCGACACAAGACAGCCTCAAACCTAGGgggaaaaacaaagaatgttCAAAACCACCCTGGAGACCACCTGGTGGGAAACTAACTCAGCCGGTGACCTGCTAG
- the SPACA9 gene encoding sperm acrosome-associated protein 9 isoform X2, with protein sequence MMNEVKESLRSVEQKYWLFQQQQFTFIAALEHCRENAHDKIRPVSSIGQVQSYTEHHCGNSTDRRVLLMFLDICTELGKLCQHFEALHSGTPVTNDLLEKCKTLVSQSNDLSSLRAKYPHDMVNHLSCHEAGNHYGGVVSLIPTVLDLMKEWVAHSEKLPREARQRVSEPQAATRAAARAPQATGTQPRGAT encoded by the exons ATGATGAATGAGGTGAAAGAATCCCTTCGAAGTGTGGAGCAGAAGTACTGGCTCTTCCAGCAGCAGCAGTTCACCTTCATCGCTGCCCTGGAGCACTGCAGGGAGAATGCCCACGACAAGATCCGGCCCGTCTCCAGCATCGGGCAG GTGCAGAGCTACACGGAGCACCACTGCGGCAACTCCACAGACCGGCGTGTCCTGCTCATGTTCCTGGACATCTGCACAGAGCTCGGCAAGCTGTGCCAGCACTTCGAGGCCCTGCACTCGGGCACCCCCGTCACCAACGACCTCCTCGAGAAGTGCAAGACCCTCGTTAGCCAAAGCAACGACTTAAGCAGCCTGCGAGCAAA GTACCCTCACGACATGGTGAACCACCTCAGCTGCCACGAGGCCGGGAACCACTATGGAGGCGTGGTCAGCCTCATCCCCACTGTCCTAGACTTGATGAAAGAATGGGTCGCCCACTCGGAGAAGCTGCCCCGCGAAGCGCGGCAGCGCGTGAGTGAGCCCCAGGCAGCCACCAGGGCAGCCGCTCGTGCTCCCCAGGCCACAGGCACCCAGCCTCGG GGGGCGACTTAG
- the SPACA9 gene encoding sperm acrosome-associated protein 9 isoform X3 — translation MFLDICTELGKLCQHFEALHSGTPVTNDLLEKCKTLVSQSNDLSSLRAKYPHDMVNHLSCHEAGNHYGGVVSLIPTVLDLMKEWVAHSEKLPREARQRVSEPQAATRAAARAPQATGTQPRVRKDKCGQPTQDSLKPRGKNKECSKPPWRPPGGKLTQPVTC, via the exons ATGTTCCTGGACATCTGCACAGAGCTCGGCAAGCTGTGCCAGCACTTCGAGGCCCTGCACTCGGGCACCCCCGTCACCAACGACCTCCTCGAGAAGTGCAAGACCCTCGTTAGCCAAAGCAACGACTTAAGCAGCCTGCGAGCAAA GTACCCTCACGACATGGTGAACCACCTCAGCTGCCACGAGGCCGGGAACCACTATGGAGGCGTGGTCAGCCTCATCCCCACTGTCCTAGACTTGATGAAAGAATGGGTCGCCCACTCGGAGAAGCTGCCCCGCGAAGCGCGGCAGCGCGTGAGTGAGCCCCAGGCAGCCACCAGGGCAGCCGCTCGTGCTCCCCAGGCCACAGGCACCCAGCCTCGGGTAAGAAAAGACAAGTGTGGGCAACCGACACAAGACAGCCTCAAACCTAGGgggaaaaacaaagaatgttCAAAACCACCCTGGAGACCACCTGGTGGGAAACTAACTCAGCCGGTGACCTGCTAG
- the TSC1 gene encoding hamartin isoform X3 gives MKDTRLTALETEVPIVPRTDRGPMLVNTLVDYYLETNSQPVLHILTTLQEPHDKHLLDKMNEYMGKAASRLSTLSLLGHVVRLQPSWKHKLSQAPLLPSLLKCLKMDTDVIVLTTGVLVLITMLPMIPQSGKQHLHDFFDIFGRLSSWCLKKPGHVTEIYLVHLHASVYALFHRLYGMYPCNFVSFLRSHYSMKENLETFEEVVKPMMEHVRIHPELVTGSKDHELDPRRWKRLETHDVVIECAKISLDPTEASYEDGYSVSHQISARFPHRSADVTASSYVDTQNSYGSATSTPHSTSRLMLLNTPGQLPQTLSSLSTRLLTEPPQATLWSPSVVCGMTTPPTSPGNVPPDLSHPYSKVFGTAGRKGTPLGTPATSPPPAPPCHSDDYVHISLPQAMATAPKKEERTDSARPCLHRQHHLPNDRGLEELPGSKGSVTLSDLPGFLGDLASEEDSIEKDKEEAAISKELSEITTADAEPLAPRGGFDSPFYRDSLPGCPRKTHSAVSSAQGTGANPEPLNSTLDRLGPDTPKQAFTPIELPCGGAEESPAGDRERQASLESGILTPSPFKIPPQRGVGFGSGQPPPYDHLFEVALPKTARHFVSKKTEGLLKKAKGNTEEDCTPSASPMEVLDRLIQQGADAHSKELNRLSLPSKSVDWTHFGGSAPSDETRSLRNQLLLLHNQLLYERFKRQQHALRNRRLLRKVIRAAALEEHNAAMKDQLKLQEKDIQIWKVSLQKEQARYSQLQEQRDTVVTQLHSQIRQLQHDREEFYNQSQELQTKLEDCRNMIAELRIELKKANSKVCHTELLLSQVSQKLSNSESVQQQMEFLNRQLLVLGEVNELYLEQLQNKHSDTTKEVEMMKTAYRKELEKNRSHVLQQNQRLDTAQKRILELESHLAKKDHLLLEQKKYLEDVKLQARGQLQAAESRYEAQKRITQVFELEILDLYGRLEKDGLLKKLEEEKTEAAEAAEERLDCCRDGCSDSVTGHNSEEASGPNGETKPPRPGGSSSSSSSSGGSELSTPEKPPNPRVGPLSSRWETAVGEPTAGIPVTVGSLPSSKSFLGMKARELFRNKSESQCDEDSLTSSSLSETLKTELGKDSGVEAKPPLNLDGPQPPPPKPDSVGQLRIMDYNEAQHEHS, from the exons ATGGACACCGATGTCATTGTCCTCACAACAGGGGTCTTAGTGCTGATAACCATGCTACCAATGATTCCGCAGTCGGGGAAACAGCACCTTCAtgatttctttgatatttttggcCGTCTTTCGTCATGGTGCCTGAAGAAACCAG gcCACGTAACGGAAATCTATCTCGTCCACCTCCACGCCAGCGTTTACGCTCTCTTCCATCGCCTGTATGGGATGTACCCTTGCAACTTTGTCTCCTTCCTACGTTCTCACTACAGTATGAAGGAGAACCTGGAGACTTTTGAAGAGGTGGTCAAG CCAATGATGGAGCATGTGCGAATTCACCCAGAATTAGTGACTGGATCCAAGGACCATGAACTGGACCCTCGAAG GTGGAAGAGATTAGAAACACATGATGTTGTCATAGAATGTGCCAAAATCTCTCTGGACCCTACCGAAGCCTCCTATGAAGATGGCTATTCTGTGTCTCACCAAATCTCAGCCCGTTTTCCTCATCGTTCAGCCGATGTGACCGCCAGCTCTTATGTTGACACACAGAATAGCTATG GGAGTGCTACTTCTACCCCTCACTCCACTTCTCGGCTGATGTTGTTAAACACGCCAGGGCAGCTACCTCAGACTCTGAGTTCCCTGTCGACACGGCTGTTAACTGAGCCGCCACAA GCTACTCTTTGGAGCCCATCTGTGGTTTGTGGGATGACCACTCCTCCAACTTCTCCTGGAAATGTCCCACCTGATTTGTCACACCCTTACAGTAAAGTCTTTGGTACAGCGG GTAGAAAAGGAACTCCTCTGGGAACCCCTGCAacctctcctcctccagccccaccctgccATTCGGATGACTACGTGCACATTTCACTCCCGCAGGCCATGGCCACAGCCCCCAAGAAG gaagagagaacagattCTGCAAGGCCCTGTCTACATAGACAACACCATCTTCCGAATGACAGAGGATTAG AAGAGCTACCTGGGAGCAAAGGGTCTGTCACTCTCAGTGATCTTCCAGGGTTTCTAGGTGACCTGGCTTCTGAAGAAGATAgtatagaaaaagataaagaagaag CGGCAATATCTAAAGAACTCTCTGAGATCACAACAGCCGACGCCGAGCCCCTAGCTCCTCGCGGAGGCTTTGACTCTCCCTTCTACCGGGACAGTCTCCCGGGCTGCCCGCGGAAGACCCACTCAGCCGTCTCCAGTGCCCAGGGCACCGGTGCGAACCCTGAGCCTCTGAACTCCACCCTGGACAGGCTGGGGCCTGACACCCCAAAGCAAGCCTTTACCCCCATAGAGCTGCCCTGCGGAGGCGCCGAGGAGAGCCCTGCCGGGGACAGAGAGCGCCAGGCCTCTCTGGAGAGCGGCATCCTCACTCCCAGCCCTTTTAAGATTCCGCCTCAGAGGGGAGTGGGGTTTGGCAGTGGGCAGCCTCCCCCATACGATCATCTTTTTGAGGTGGCACTGCCAAAGACTGCCCGTCATTTTGTCAGCAAGAAGACGGAGGGACTGCTAAAGAAAGCAAAAGGGAACACAGAGGAGGACTGCACGCCCTCTGCCTCCCCCATGGAAGTGCTAGACAGACTGATACAGCAAGGGGCGGACGCGCACAGCAAGGAGCTCAACAG GTTGTCTTTACCCAGCAAGTCTGTCGACTGGACCCACTTCGGAG GCTCCGCTCCCTCAGATGAGACCCGCTCCCTCCGTAACCAGTTGCTCTTACTGCACAACCAGTTACTCTATGAGCGTTTTAAGAGGCAGCAGCACGCGCTTCGGAACAGGCGGCTCCTGCGCAAGGTGATCAGGGCAGCTGCTCTGGAGGAGCACAACGCTGCCATG AAAGACCAGTTGAAGTTACAAGAGAAAGACATCCAGATATGGAAGGTTAGTCTGCAGAAAGAACAAGCCAGATACAGTCAGCTTCAGGAGCAGCGAGACACGGTGGTCACCCAGCTCCACAGCCAGATCAGACAGCTTCAGCACGACCGGGAGGAGTTCTACAACCAGAGCCAGGAGTTACAG ACGAAGCTGGAGGACTGCAGGAACATGATCGCGGAGCTGCGCATAGAACTGAAGAAGGCCAACAGCAAGGTGTGCCACACCGAGCTGCTGCTCAGCCAGGTGTCTCAGAAG CTCTCAAATAGTGAGTCGGTCCAACAGCAGATGGAGTTCTTGAACAGGCAGCTGTTGGTTCTTGGGGAAGTCAACGAGCTGTATTTGGAACAACTGCAGAACAAGCATTCAGACACCACAAAG gaagTAGAAATGATGAAAACTGCATATcggaaagaactagaaaaaaacagaagccaTGTTCTCCAGCAGAATCAGAGGCTGGATACTGCTCAAAAACGGATTTTGGAACTGGAATCTCATCTAGCCAAGAAAGACCACCTTCTtttggaacagaaaaaatatttagaggaTGTCAAACTCCAGGCAAG AGGACAGCTGCAGGCCGCAGAGAGCAGGTATGAAGCTCAGAAGAGGATCACCCAAGTGTTTGAACTGGAGATCTTAGATTTATACGGCAGGTTGGAGAAGGATGGCCTCCTGAAAAAActtgaagaagaaaagacagaagcaGCCGAAGCAGCGGAAGAAAG GCTCGACTGTTGTCGTGACGGCTGCTCGGATTCTGTGACAGGGCACAACAGTGAAGAGGCATCTGGCCCTAACGGGGAGACCAAGCCTCCCAGGcctggaggcagcagcagcagcagcagcagcagcggcggcagTGAGCTTTCTACCCCGGAGAAACCCCCAAACCCGAGGGTGGGCCCGCTCAGCAGTCGCTGGGAGACTGCCGTGGGAGAGCCCACCGCGGGCATCCCTGTGACTGTCGGCTCACTTCCTAGTTCAAAAAGCTTCCTGGGCATGAAGGCTCGAGAGCTATTTCGTAATAAGAGTGAGAGCCAGTGCGATGAGGACAGCCTGACCAGCAGTAGCCTTTCTGAGACCCTAAAGACAGAGCTGGGCAAAGACTCGGGTGTGGAAGCCAAGCCCCCCCTGAACCTAGACGGCCCGCAGCCGCCTCCCCCGAAGCCAGACAGCGTGGGGCAGCTCCGTATCATGGACTACAATGAGGCGCAGCACGAGCACAGCTAG